Proteins from a genomic interval of Fundulus heteroclitus isolate FHET01 chromosome 21, MU-UCD_Fhet_4.1, whole genome shotgun sequence:
- the LOC105920303 gene encoding rho GTPase-activating protein 29 isoform X2, with protein MGDVENGSVLGLPLTKRSRSSENLSVESGGSGPEKDDPPGPSPPVRPEEVDRTLQRQDSGVESVLLYAKAWSKYTKELLAWVEKRLSVDMECAKSYAKMAETAKTLASQQEFMPFCETYMTAFKNDVEYSQLVLQTAAVLQSNKFVQPLLARKNELDKLRREVKEQWQREQKKMQEADSALRKARLLQAQRQEEYEKAKVSTSRLEEEQAAAGGGAAAAKQLEKRRRLEEEALQKAEEAREHFKACQVDVSVKRVDLANTKSEIITQIREMVSQCDLTLKAVTVNWFQLQQAQVVSLPVNHQSLCENAKQYEPGQRYIDFVRSLPTDGARLEPHSLDSPVTPNPWLPSNKRSLSGSHSSHSNLSQASVTTDVLGGEDVDGHSNTHHAKLAERRSNGGTDIQALRLQGPCRPWASAGQAGGMCSDSESAGWSSESRSMDSPTASPGDFKRRLPRTPSTGTMSSADDLDDREPPSPLDNGLNEMIIETASSPGPFRNTQMSKAAQTHKLRKLRAPSKCRECDSLVVFHGAECEECSLACHKKCLETLAIQCGHKKLQGRLHLFGIDFTQTAKSTPDGVPFIIRKCTSEIENRALNIKGIYRVNGAKSRVEKLCQAFENGKDLVELSELYPHDISNVLKLYLRQLPEPLILFRYYNDFIGLAKESQRIIVEDLEARRLSPGAVTAAEVSVELNRVLFKIKDLLRQLPPAHYKTLQFLIEHLHRVTECSEENKMTASNLGIIFGPTLIKPRQADADVSLSSLVDYPYQALMVELLIRHYEMLFDTPLSPLRRASPTEADCHPRLSQPEREQLSRHSKSLGDIKEQSSKVFKRHSSIIPSSHLLAEVQETVPTLDGSDFEPGDEVDSEILNGTLSTSVPDIPKPGERGVWRSHQAAVSRVQLRHPRGKLSSRPMSMPAERVLSRGQVDENNSRNSASRENKKGGGCSQSIEEVDETDNTKLRAGAHYRSTFIDTQTLRRTWDKQYKYDAASRAAKLASSSSCDGAAPDAGVVSSASVPSALNLATAGSAISTVYPSRPYTVAVRPCRTLKREDNVAKNSTIATVFRAPRTLQPPPGTFYKPPSESKARGLQNCKLANSAEEEDDDDDEEEEDEEEDDEEEEEDELGIEMEVSVDEPLEEVEQAAMSHSPSSSPEELGQNQTKPVYQRLRPRRLQEVEHREAHFV; from the exons ATGGGAGATGTAGAGAATGGCTCGGTGTTGGGGCTCCCCCTGACTAAGAGAAGCAGG tCTTCTGAGAACCTCTCTGTGGAATCTGGAGGATCCGGTCCTGAGAAAGATGATCCGCCAG GGCCTTCTCCACCGGTTCGGCCCGAAGAGGTGGACAGGACTCTGCAGCGGCAGGACAGCGGCGTGGAGTCGGTGCTGCTCTATGCCAAGGCGTGGTCCAAGTACACCAAGGAGCTCCTGGCATGGGTGGAGAAGAGGCTCAGTGTGG ACATGGAGTGTGCCAAAAGTTACGCCAAGATGGCCGAGACGGCCAAGACGCTCGCCAGTCAGCAG GAGTTCATGCCGTTCTGCGAGACGTACATGACCGCATTCAAAAACGATGTGGAATACAGTCAGCTGGTACTACAAACTGCAGCCGTACTCCAAAGCAACAAGTTTGTGCag CCTCTCCTGGCCAGAAAGAATGAGCTGGACAAGCTGCGGAGAGAGGTGAAAGAGCAGTGGCAGAGGGAGCAAAAGAAAATG CAAGAGGCAGACAGCGCTCTGAGGAAGGCCCGGCTGCTGCAGGCTCAGCGGCAGGAAGAGTACGAGAAGGCCAAGGTGAGCACCAGccgcctggaggaggagcaggccgCGGCTGGAGGAGGCGCAGCCGCAGCCAAGCAGCTGGAAAAGAGGCGTAGGCTGGAGGAGGAGGCCCTGCAGAAG GCTGAGGAGGCCAGGGAGCACTTCAAGGCTTGTCAGGTGGATGTCAGTGTGAAGAGAGTGGACCTGGCCAACACCAAGAGCGAGATCATCACTCAGATCAGAGAAATGGTCTCCCAGTGCGACCTCACCCTCAAGGCT GTGACCGTCAACTGGTTCCAGCTGCAGCAGGCCCAGGTCGTGTCTTTACCCGTCAACCACCAGAGTCTGTGCGAAAACGCCAAGCAGTACGAGCCCGGTCAGCGTTACATCGACTTCGTCAGGAGTCTGCCCACCGACGGGGCTCGCCTGGAGCCGCACTCGCTGGATTCCCCCGTCACGCCAAACCCGTG GTTGCCTTCAAACAAGCGTTCGCTGAGTGGCAGCCACTCCTCCCACAGCAATCTGTCGCAGGCATCCGTTACCACCGACGTCCTGGGGGGGGAGGACGTGGACGGTCACAGCAATACCCACCATGCCAAGCTGGCAGAGAGACGCTCCAACGGCGGCACCGACATCCAAG cgcttcgcctCCAGGGTCCCTGTCGGCCCTGGGCCTCCGCCGGTCAGGCCGGAGGGATGTGCAGCGACTCAGAGAGCGCCGGGTGGAGCAGCGAGTCGCGCTCCATGGACTCGCCCACTGCAAGCCCAG GGGATTTCAAGAGAAGGCTGCCAAGGACCCCCTCCACGGGCACCATGTCGTCCGCAGATGACCTGGACGACAGAGAGCCTCCCTCGCCGTTGGACAACG GTTTAAACGAGATGATCATAGAGACGGCCAGCTCCCCGGGACCCTTCAGGAACACCCAGATGTCCAAGGCAGCCCAGACCCACAAGCTGAGGAAGCTGCGCGCTCCCTCCAAATGCCGGGAATGCGACAGCCTGGTTGTGTTTCACGGAGCCGAGTGCGAGGAG TGTTCGTTGGCCTGTCACAAGAAGTGCCTGGAAACCCTGGCCATCCAGTGCGGCCATAAGAAGCTCCAGGGCAGGCTCCACCTGTTCGGCATCGACTTCACGCAGACGGCCAAAAGCACGCCTGATGGCGTCCCCTTCATCATCCGCAAATGCACGTCTGAAATAGAGAACAGGGCGCTCAACATCAAG GGGATCTACCGCGTCAACGGGGCCAAGTCTCGGGTGGAGAAGCTGTGCCAGGCGTTCGAGAACGGCAAAGACCTGGTGGAGCTGTCCGAGCTGTACCCCCACGACATCAGCAACGTGCTCAAACTCTACCTGAGACAG CTTCCAGAACCGCTCATCCTGTTCCGGTATTACAACGACTTCATCGGTTTGGCGAAGGAAAGCCAGAGGATCATCGTGGAAGACCTGGAAGCCCGGCGGCTCAGCCCCGGCGCCGTCACGGCGGCCGAGGTCAGCGTGGAGCTCAACCGGGTCTTGTTCAAAATCAAGGATCTGCTGAGGCAGCTGCCTCCAGCTCATTACAAGACCCTGCAGTTCCTCATAGAGCATCTTCACCG GGTGACCGAGTGTTCGGAGGAAAACAAGATGACGGCCAGCAACCTGGGCATCATCTTCGGCCCCACGCTGATCAAGCCGAGGCAGGCGGACGCCGAcgtttccctctcctctctggTGGACTACCCCTACCAGGCCCTCATGGTGGAGCTTCTAATCCGCCACTACGAGATGCTCTTCGACACGCCACTCAGCCCGCTGCGCCGCGCCTCCCCCACCGAGGCCGACTGTCACCCTCGCCTCAGCCAGCCggagagggagcagctgagcagGCACTCCAAGTCGCTGGGAGACATAAAGGAG CAGAGCTCCAAGGTGTTTAAGAGACATTCCTCCATAATACCGTCTTCGCACTTACTAGCCGAGGTCCAGGAGACCGTGCCGACCCTCGATGGCAGCGACTTTGAACCCG GTGACGAGGTGGACTCGGAGATCCTAAACGGGACGTTGTCGACGAGCGTCCCCGACATCCCCAAACCCGGCGAGAGGGGCGTGTGGCGCTCCCATCAGGCCGCGGTCAGCAGGGTCCAGCTGCGGCACCCTCGCGGCAAACTGTCGTCGCGGCCGATGAGCATGCCGGCCGAGCGCGTCCTCAGCCGAGGGCAGGTGGACGAGAACAACAGCCGCAACAGCGCCAGCCGCGAGAACAAGAAGGGAGGCGGCTGCAGCCAGTCCATCGAGGAGGTGGACGAGACCGACAACACCAAGCTGCGAGCGGGCGCGCACTACCGCAGCACGTTCATCGACACGCAGACGCTGCGGAGAACCTGGGACAAACAGTACAAGTACGACGCCGCCTCCAGGGCCGCCAAGCTGGCGTCCAGCTCTTCCTGCGACGGCGCCGCGCCGGACGCCGGCGTCGTGTCGTCGGCCTCCGTGCCGTCCGCCTTGAACCTGGCGACTGCGGGGAGCGCCATCAGCACCGTTTACCCCAGCAGACCTTACACGGTGGCGGTGCGGCCCTGCAGGACTCTAAAGAGGGAGGACAACGTGGCGAAGAACAGCACCATCGCTACGGTTTTCAGAGCTCCAAGGACTCTCCAGCCTCCTCCAGGAACGTTCTACAAGCCTCCCTCAGAGAGCAAGGCCAGAGGGCTGCAGAACTGTAAGCTAGCTAACAGCGCAGAGGAGGAAGACGACGACgacgatgaggaggaggaggacgaggaggaggacgatgaggaggaggaggaggacgaacTGGGGATTGAGATGGAGGTCTCGGTGGACGAGCCTCTGGAGGAGGTTGAGCAGGCAGCCATGTCTCATTCGCCCAGCTCCAGCCCTGAGgaactgggt
- the LOC105920303 gene encoding rho GTPase-activating protein 29 isoform X1 translates to MLAAMLRQSSGGGGSGGSGGGGGGNKLTMGISRLSSSSLGSGGHPRPTKSSSVSTDSQDAAPADPHYIMQLVADVRRFADVLLQLKEVFNSKEHQDCLHQAVHERLGELLRVLKAIIKKHQSLNSVDILSRAGTVIATVKGVNFNEVNEENKQKLFGEIYTAIDTLAFTFGNVVSDFLMGDVENGSVLGLPLTKRSRSSENLSVESGGSGPEKDDPPGPSPPVRPEEVDRTLQRQDSGVESVLLYAKAWSKYTKELLAWVEKRLSVDMECAKSYAKMAETAKTLASQQEFMPFCETYMTAFKNDVEYSQLVLQTAAVLQSNKFVQPLLARKNELDKLRREVKEQWQREQKKMQEADSALRKARLLQAQRQEEYEKAKVSTSRLEEEQAAAGGGAAAAKQLEKRRRLEEEALQKAEEAREHFKACQVDVSVKRVDLANTKSEIITQIREMVSQCDLTLKAVTVNWFQLQQAQVVSLPVNHQSLCENAKQYEPGQRYIDFVRSLPTDGARLEPHSLDSPVTPNPWLPSNKRSLSGSHSSHSNLSQASVTTDVLGGEDVDGHSNTHHAKLAERRSNGGTDIQALRLQGPCRPWASAGQAGGMCSDSESAGWSSESRSMDSPTASPGDFKRRLPRTPSTGTMSSADDLDDREPPSPLDNGLNEMIIETASSPGPFRNTQMSKAAQTHKLRKLRAPSKCRECDSLVVFHGAECEECSLACHKKCLETLAIQCGHKKLQGRLHLFGIDFTQTAKSTPDGVPFIIRKCTSEIENRALNIKGIYRVNGAKSRVEKLCQAFENGKDLVELSELYPHDISNVLKLYLRQLPEPLILFRYYNDFIGLAKESQRIIVEDLEARRLSPGAVTAAEVSVELNRVLFKIKDLLRQLPPAHYKTLQFLIEHLHRVTECSEENKMTASNLGIIFGPTLIKPRQADADVSLSSLVDYPYQALMVELLIRHYEMLFDTPLSPLRRASPTEADCHPRLSQPEREQLSRHSKSLGDIKEQSSKVFKRHSSIIPSSHLLAEVQETVPTLDGSDFEPGDEVDSEILNGTLSTSVPDIPKPGERGVWRSHQAAVSRVQLRHPRGKLSSRPMSMPAERVLSRGQVDENNSRNSASRENKKGGGCSQSIEEVDETDNTKLRAGAHYRSTFIDTQTLRRTWDKQYKYDAASRAAKLASSSSCDGAAPDAGVVSSASVPSALNLATAGSAISTVYPSRPYTVAVRPCRTLKREDNVAKNSTIATVFRAPRTLQPPPGTFYKPPSESKARGLQNCKLANSAEEEDDDDDEEEEDEEEDDEEEEEDELGIEMEVSVDEPLEEVEQAAMSHSPSSSPEELGQNQTKPVYQRLRPRRLQEVEHREAHFV, encoded by the exons AGCACCAGGACTGCCTCCATCAGGCGGTCCATGAGCGGCTGGGGGAGCTGCTGCGCGTCCTGAAGGCCATCATCAAGAAGCACCAGAGCCTCAACTCTGTGGACATCCTGAGCAGAGCCGGAACCGTGATCGCCACGGTCAAAG GAGTGAACTTCAACGAGGTGAACGAGGAGAACAAACAGAAGCTTTTTGGTGAGATCTACACCGCTATCGACACGTTGGCGTTCACCTTTGGCAATGT AGTGTCTGACTTCCTTATGGGAGATGTAGAGAATGGCTCGGTGTTGGGGCTCCCCCTGACTAAGAGAAGCAGG tCTTCTGAGAACCTCTCTGTGGAATCTGGAGGATCCGGTCCTGAGAAAGATGATCCGCCAG GGCCTTCTCCACCGGTTCGGCCCGAAGAGGTGGACAGGACTCTGCAGCGGCAGGACAGCGGCGTGGAGTCGGTGCTGCTCTATGCCAAGGCGTGGTCCAAGTACACCAAGGAGCTCCTGGCATGGGTGGAGAAGAGGCTCAGTGTGG ACATGGAGTGTGCCAAAAGTTACGCCAAGATGGCCGAGACGGCCAAGACGCTCGCCAGTCAGCAG GAGTTCATGCCGTTCTGCGAGACGTACATGACCGCATTCAAAAACGATGTGGAATACAGTCAGCTGGTACTACAAACTGCAGCCGTACTCCAAAGCAACAAGTTTGTGCag CCTCTCCTGGCCAGAAAGAATGAGCTGGACAAGCTGCGGAGAGAGGTGAAAGAGCAGTGGCAGAGGGAGCAAAAGAAAATG CAAGAGGCAGACAGCGCTCTGAGGAAGGCCCGGCTGCTGCAGGCTCAGCGGCAGGAAGAGTACGAGAAGGCCAAGGTGAGCACCAGccgcctggaggaggagcaggccgCGGCTGGAGGAGGCGCAGCCGCAGCCAAGCAGCTGGAAAAGAGGCGTAGGCTGGAGGAGGAGGCCCTGCAGAAG GCTGAGGAGGCCAGGGAGCACTTCAAGGCTTGTCAGGTGGATGTCAGTGTGAAGAGAGTGGACCTGGCCAACACCAAGAGCGAGATCATCACTCAGATCAGAGAAATGGTCTCCCAGTGCGACCTCACCCTCAAGGCT GTGACCGTCAACTGGTTCCAGCTGCAGCAGGCCCAGGTCGTGTCTTTACCCGTCAACCACCAGAGTCTGTGCGAAAACGCCAAGCAGTACGAGCCCGGTCAGCGTTACATCGACTTCGTCAGGAGTCTGCCCACCGACGGGGCTCGCCTGGAGCCGCACTCGCTGGATTCCCCCGTCACGCCAAACCCGTG GTTGCCTTCAAACAAGCGTTCGCTGAGTGGCAGCCACTCCTCCCACAGCAATCTGTCGCAGGCATCCGTTACCACCGACGTCCTGGGGGGGGAGGACGTGGACGGTCACAGCAATACCCACCATGCCAAGCTGGCAGAGAGACGCTCCAACGGCGGCACCGACATCCAAG cgcttcgcctCCAGGGTCCCTGTCGGCCCTGGGCCTCCGCCGGTCAGGCCGGAGGGATGTGCAGCGACTCAGAGAGCGCCGGGTGGAGCAGCGAGTCGCGCTCCATGGACTCGCCCACTGCAAGCCCAG GGGATTTCAAGAGAAGGCTGCCAAGGACCCCCTCCACGGGCACCATGTCGTCCGCAGATGACCTGGACGACAGAGAGCCTCCCTCGCCGTTGGACAACG GTTTAAACGAGATGATCATAGAGACGGCCAGCTCCCCGGGACCCTTCAGGAACACCCAGATGTCCAAGGCAGCCCAGACCCACAAGCTGAGGAAGCTGCGCGCTCCCTCCAAATGCCGGGAATGCGACAGCCTGGTTGTGTTTCACGGAGCCGAGTGCGAGGAG TGTTCGTTGGCCTGTCACAAGAAGTGCCTGGAAACCCTGGCCATCCAGTGCGGCCATAAGAAGCTCCAGGGCAGGCTCCACCTGTTCGGCATCGACTTCACGCAGACGGCCAAAAGCACGCCTGATGGCGTCCCCTTCATCATCCGCAAATGCACGTCTGAAATAGAGAACAGGGCGCTCAACATCAAG GGGATCTACCGCGTCAACGGGGCCAAGTCTCGGGTGGAGAAGCTGTGCCAGGCGTTCGAGAACGGCAAAGACCTGGTGGAGCTGTCCGAGCTGTACCCCCACGACATCAGCAACGTGCTCAAACTCTACCTGAGACAG CTTCCAGAACCGCTCATCCTGTTCCGGTATTACAACGACTTCATCGGTTTGGCGAAGGAAAGCCAGAGGATCATCGTGGAAGACCTGGAAGCCCGGCGGCTCAGCCCCGGCGCCGTCACGGCGGCCGAGGTCAGCGTGGAGCTCAACCGGGTCTTGTTCAAAATCAAGGATCTGCTGAGGCAGCTGCCTCCAGCTCATTACAAGACCCTGCAGTTCCTCATAGAGCATCTTCACCG GGTGACCGAGTGTTCGGAGGAAAACAAGATGACGGCCAGCAACCTGGGCATCATCTTCGGCCCCACGCTGATCAAGCCGAGGCAGGCGGACGCCGAcgtttccctctcctctctggTGGACTACCCCTACCAGGCCCTCATGGTGGAGCTTCTAATCCGCCACTACGAGATGCTCTTCGACACGCCACTCAGCCCGCTGCGCCGCGCCTCCCCCACCGAGGCCGACTGTCACCCTCGCCTCAGCCAGCCggagagggagcagctgagcagGCACTCCAAGTCGCTGGGAGACATAAAGGAG CAGAGCTCCAAGGTGTTTAAGAGACATTCCTCCATAATACCGTCTTCGCACTTACTAGCCGAGGTCCAGGAGACCGTGCCGACCCTCGATGGCAGCGACTTTGAACCCG GTGACGAGGTGGACTCGGAGATCCTAAACGGGACGTTGTCGACGAGCGTCCCCGACATCCCCAAACCCGGCGAGAGGGGCGTGTGGCGCTCCCATCAGGCCGCGGTCAGCAGGGTCCAGCTGCGGCACCCTCGCGGCAAACTGTCGTCGCGGCCGATGAGCATGCCGGCCGAGCGCGTCCTCAGCCGAGGGCAGGTGGACGAGAACAACAGCCGCAACAGCGCCAGCCGCGAGAACAAGAAGGGAGGCGGCTGCAGCCAGTCCATCGAGGAGGTGGACGAGACCGACAACACCAAGCTGCGAGCGGGCGCGCACTACCGCAGCACGTTCATCGACACGCAGACGCTGCGGAGAACCTGGGACAAACAGTACAAGTACGACGCCGCCTCCAGGGCCGCCAAGCTGGCGTCCAGCTCTTCCTGCGACGGCGCCGCGCCGGACGCCGGCGTCGTGTCGTCGGCCTCCGTGCCGTCCGCCTTGAACCTGGCGACTGCGGGGAGCGCCATCAGCACCGTTTACCCCAGCAGACCTTACACGGTGGCGGTGCGGCCCTGCAGGACTCTAAAGAGGGAGGACAACGTGGCGAAGAACAGCACCATCGCTACGGTTTTCAGAGCTCCAAGGACTCTCCAGCCTCCTCCAGGAACGTTCTACAAGCCTCCCTCAGAGAGCAAGGCCAGAGGGCTGCAGAACTGTAAGCTAGCTAACAGCGCAGAGGAGGAAGACGACGACgacgatgaggaggaggaggacgaggaggaggacgatgaggaggaggaggaggacgaacTGGGGATTGAGATGGAGGTCTCGGTGGACGAGCCTCTGGAGGAGGTTGAGCAGGCAGCCATGTCTCATTCGCCCAGCTCCAGCCCTGAGgaactgggt